A single region of the Lycium barbarum isolate Lr01 chromosome 2, ASM1917538v2, whole genome shotgun sequence genome encodes:
- the LOC132627047 gene encoding pentatricopeptide repeat-containing protein At5g62370-like translates to MTKHRVVGVHNGLFFYLSTRTNTRPFTTCPLPAEATQSIPTSPINHMTLCFSLAHNLINRGLFDSAHKVIQKLIFQSNNEATSCSYLIRQLEVVYVHSIFKKGIVPNHSLLNSMVISYCKLGKFDEAKLLFHRLVVDMKLMVCSSGTCNVLIKGFCSQDRILDGFDVFVEAVNADVLLGFGCYNKLVDGLCYRGYLDEALYVFDVMCDRGVPPTVHLFKTLFVSLCKRGKVGEAQLLSMDMESYGFVIDKVMYTTLINGYSKNQKMKTAMMVFLRMLKLGCEPDKYTYNTLINGFLKLGMFDKGWVLHQQMVEFGLEPDAVSYQIMIGKYCKDHKVDLALELFDNMIQCNVAPSVHSYTALISALYKENRLEKVDDLYKKMLYTGLIPDHVTFFTLIKNHPRGSEISLACTFLRAIAENGCGIDLSYIPSPTSRKVTTDIMLDIDRLLGEIVPRNLPLASIAFNIYMIALCFGGKLDCALLCMDKMASLSLKPSLSAYNSMIMCLCQKGLLEDAESLVEVMQDQGQFPNQATLLIMVNEYCKQGDIQSAFDVLEQMEESGLKPSVAIYDSIIGCLGRKKRIGEALGVFRRMLEAGIYPDEAMFVTMINALSRNGRAIQAHELFDKMLEDGVQPSHYAYTALINGLVKKNMIEKSCGYLDRMIEEGYMPNTVLYTSLIKQFLRKREFEFAFKLVDLMERSEIEQDLVTYITLVSGVSRNIRSLDGKWLVPQRQHEESKKMLFYLLHQSAILPEEKCFKISVSSQEKIKFYALRLIDKVKNSPLMPNLYLYNGIISGLCWAERMEDAYKHLDMMQNEGLQPNQVTFTILIDGHFRSGEIDRAVSLFNRMNAQDCPPDNIVYNTLIRGLCRHGRLIDALSLSYTMLKKGLAPSKASYENLLNSLCANNWSVHALKICQDMLANEYVPCGHNLKLLICILDEENNWHEARLMYDLLLKKRRFMMNTS, encoded by the coding sequence ATGACCAAGCATAGAGTAGTTGGTGTGCACAATGGTTTGTTTTTCTATCTCTCAACAAGAACAAACACAAGACCTTTTACTACTTGCCCTTTACCTGCTGAAGCAACACAATCTATTCCAACATCCCCAATTAATCACATGACCTTATGTTTTTCACTTGCACACAATTTAATAAATCGTGGGTTGTTTGATTCAGCTCACAAAGTTATTCAAAAACTCATCTTTCAATCAAACAATGAAGCAACTAGTTGTTCTTATCTCATTCGCCAACTCGAAGTTGTGTATGTACATTCCATTTTCAAGAAAGGTATTGTGCCCAACCATTCTTTATTGAATTCCATGGTCATTTCTTATTGTAAATTGGGTAAATTCGATGAAGCTAAGTTGCTTTTTCATAGACTTGTTGTTGATATGAAGTTGATGGTTTGTAGTAGTGGCACTTGTAATGTGCTTATTAAGGGATTTTGTAGCCAAGATAGAATCTTGGATGGGTTTGATGTTTTTGTTGAAGCTGTTAATGCTGATGTGTTACTCGGTTTCGGTTGTTATAATAAGTTAGTGGATGGTTTGTGCTATCGCGGGTATTTAGACGAAGCTCTCTATGTGTTTGATGTAATGTGTGATAGAGGGGTACCCCCTACGGTTCATTTGTTTAAAACGTTGTTTGTTTCGTTATGTAAGAGGGGTAAAGTTGGGGAAGCACAATTGTTGAGCATGGATATGGAGTCTTATGGTTTTGTTATCGATAAAGTCATGTACACGACTCTCATCAACGGTTATTCTAAGAACCAGAAAATGAAAACGGCTATGATGGTATTTCTCAGAATGCTCAAGTTGGGCTGTGAACCAGATAAGTATACTTACAATACGCTGATAAATGGGTTTTTAAAGTTGGGCATGTTCGACAAGGGTTGGGTGCTCCATCAGCAGATGGTTGAATTTGGATTAGAACCTGATGCGGTAAGTTACCAAATCATGATTGGCAAGTATTGCAAGGACCATAAAGTTGATCTTGCATTGGAGCTGTTTGATAACATGATTCAGTGCAATGTTGCTCCCAGTGTTCACTCTTATACTGCCTTAATCTCTGCACTTTATAAAGAGAATCGGTTAGAAAAAGTAGATGACTTATACAAGAAGATGTTGTACACTGGATTGATTCCTGACCATGTTACGTTTTTTACCTTGATCAAGAATCATCCAAGAGGGTCAGAGATTAGTCTAGCATGCACATTTTTGCGGGCAATTGCCGAGAACGGTTGTGGTATTGACCTCTCTTACATCCCTAGCCCTACCAGTCGTAAAGTTACTACAGATATCATGCTTGATATTGATCGGCTCTTGGGAGAAATTGTGCCAAGAAACTTACCTCTGGCTAGTATTGCTTTTAATATATACATGATTGCTTTGTGTTTTGGAGGAAAACTTGATTGTGCTCTGCTCTGCATGGATAAGATGGCAAGCCTTTCTCTTAAGCCTTCACTGTCAGCTTATAATTCCATGATCATGTGCCTTTGCCAAAAGGGACTACTTGAGGATGCCGAGTCCCTTGTTGAAGTTATGCAAGATCAAGGTCAATTTCCAAATCAGGCAACATTGTTGATTATGGTAAATGAATACTGTAAACAGGGTGACATACAATCAGCATTTGATGTTCTGGAACAAATGGAAGAGAGTGGATTGAAGCCTAGTGTTGCTATATATGACTCCATCATTGGGTGTTTGGGCAGAAAAAAGAGAATAGGCGAGGCCCTTGGAGTTTTCCGGAGAATGCTCGAAGCTGGAATTTATCCTGATGAAGCTATGTTTGTGACAATGATTAATGCTTTATCAAGAAATGGGCGAGCTATTCAGGCCCATGAGCTCTTCGACAAAATGTTGGAAGATGGAGTTCAACCAAGCCACTATGCATATACTGCCCTTATAAATGGGTTAGTTAAGAAAAACATGATAGAGAAGAGCTGTGGATACCTCGATCGGATGATAGAAGAAGGTTACATGCCAAATACTGTTCTTTATACTTCTCTTATAAAACAATTCTTAAGGAAGAGAGAGTTTGAATTTGCATTTAAGTTGGTTGATTTGATGGAAAGAAGTGAGATTGAGCAAGACCTGGTAACTTATATTACTTTGGTCAGTGGTGTTTCTAGAAATATTAGGTCACTTGATGGGAAATGGCTTGTCCCACAGCGACAGCATGAAGAATCTAAGAAAATGTTGTTCTATCTACTTCATCAGAGTGCTATCTTGCCTGAGGAAAAATGTTTCAAAATCTCAGTTAGCTCTcaggaaaaaataaaattttatgcaCTTAGGCTGATAGATAAAGTGAAGAACTCTCCCCTAATGCCAAATCTGTACTTGTATAATGGCATAATTTCTGGGCTTTGCTGGGCAGAGAGGATGGAAGATGCATACAAGCACCTTGATATGATGCAAAATGAAGGCCTCCAACCAAATCAAGTTACTTTTACTATTCTAATTGATGGGCATTTCCGAAGTGGTGAAATTGATCGTGCTGTTAGTCTTTTCAACAGAATGAATGCGCAGGATTGTCCTCCAGATAACATTGTCTACAACACTTTAATAAGAGGTCTATGCAGGCATGGAAGGCTCATTGATGCTCTATCGCTCTCATACACAATGCTCAAAAAAGGATTGGCCCCTTCTAAGGCATCATATGAAAATCTTCTCAATTCTCTTTGTGCTAATAATTGGAGTGTTCATGCGCTGAAGATATGTCAAGATATGCTTGCCAATGAATATGTCCCTTGTGGCCATAATCTTAAATTGTTGATTTGTATACTAGATGAAGAAAATAACTGGCACGAAGCTCGTTTAATGTATGATTTGCTTCTTAAGAAAAGAAGATTTATGATGAACACTAGCTAG